Proteins encoded within one genomic window of Akkermansiaceae bacterium:
- a CDS encoding right-handed parallel beta-helix repeat-containing protein gives MKRSFRTLTGRIPILLVSVLATTACGLRAATYEVGPGMPLGEPGEVPWESLLAGDVVRIHARKEPYRAKWVLCVRGEAERPIRVLGVPDQQGALPVIEGDGAVTRTELDFWAEDRAVIKIGGANRPADLEPAHLVLENLHIRGARPPHAFTGRKGRREYPRNAASIYIEKGEHITIRGCTLEDSGNGLMTAYQTRDILVESCHIFGNGIEGSIAEHNSYTATHGIIYQYNRFGPLRDGCGGNNLKDRSAGLVVRHNWLEGGNRQLDLVDGSDHESIRADPRYRTTHVHGNVLIEREGDGNNQIVHYGGDSGNEGWYRGGVLRFHHNTVISGRKGITTLFRLSSAGESVECFRNVVHVQEPGAKLQLLGSPGNLALRHCWLSARCDVSPGITADGLPGSEGVRFGGDPGFMDPDRQDFRPRAGSPLAAFPRGDGAGRAGEVAHEYVPHQQHRERAGASRAVPGAFAPVGQP, from the coding sequence ATGAAACGGAGCTTCCGCACGCTGACGGGCCGCATCCCCATCCTTCTGGTGTCAGTCCTTGCGACGACAGCGTGCGGCCTGCGTGCGGCCACCTACGAGGTGGGGCCCGGCATGCCATTGGGGGAGCCGGGGGAAGTTCCCTGGGAATCACTGCTGGCAGGGGATGTCGTCCGCATCCACGCGCGGAAAGAACCGTATCGTGCCAAATGGGTGCTGTGTGTCCGTGGTGAGGCGGAACGGCCCATCCGCGTGCTGGGGGTGCCGGACCAGCAGGGGGCGCTGCCGGTGATCGAGGGGGACGGGGCGGTCACCCGGACGGAGCTTGATTTCTGGGCGGAGGACCGCGCGGTGATCAAGATCGGCGGGGCCAACCGGCCCGCGGATCTGGAGCCGGCTCATCTGGTGCTGGAGAACCTGCACATCCGCGGTGCGCGTCCACCGCACGCTTTCACCGGTCGCAAAGGGCGGCGGGAGTATCCGCGGAATGCCGCCTCCATCTACATTGAAAAGGGAGAGCACATCACCATCCGCGGCTGCACCCTGGAGGACAGCGGCAACGGGCTGATGACCGCCTACCAGACACGGGACATCCTGGTGGAGTCCTGTCATATCTTCGGCAACGGCATCGAGGGCAGCATCGCGGAGCACAATTCCTACACCGCCACCCACGGGATCATCTACCAGTACAACCGCTTCGGGCCTCTCCGGGACGGGTGTGGCGGCAACAATCTCAAGGACCGGTCCGCCGGTCTGGTCGTGCGCCATAACTGGCTGGAGGGCGGGAACCGCCAGCTCGACCTGGTGGACGGGTCCGACCATGAAAGCATCCGGGCGGATCCACGTTACCGCACCACCCATGTGCATGGCAACGTCCTCATCGAGCGGGAGGGGGACGGCAACAACCAGATCGTCCACTACGGCGGGGATAGTGGTAACGAGGGCTGGTACCGCGGCGGTGTGCTCCGCTTCCACCACAACACCGTCATTTCCGGGCGGAAGGGGATCACCACCCTGTTCCGGCTGTCCTCCGCCGGGGAGTCCGTGGAGTGTTTCCGGAATGTGGTCCATGTGCAGGAGCCCGGCGCGAAGCTCCAGCTTCTGGGGTCCCCGGGAAATCTGGCGCTGCGCCATTGCTGGTTGTCCGCGCGCTGTGATGTCAGCCCCGGCATCACGGCGGATGGACTTCCGGGATCGGAGGGAGTCCGGTTCGGGGGAGATCCCGGGTTCATGGATCCAGACCGCCAGGATTTCCGGCCACGCGCCGGCTCGCCGCTCGCCGCGTTTCCCCGGGGTGATGGTGCCGGGCGCGCGGGGGAGGTGGCCCATGAATACGTGCCGCACCAACAGCACCGGGAGCGGGCGGGGGCATCGCGGGCGGTTCCGGGTGCATTCGCTCCGGTCGGCCAGCCGTGA
- a CDS encoding lipocalin family protein: MSRTLILLTVLSATALLTSCGANSPAAAHPPLKTEPKVSADRYLGKWYEVAHFPQWFQKGCVSATADYSQNKDGTIGVLNTCFRADGSQRSITGVAEPVDASNNRLRVRFPGNFFARLAPVPEDGNYWIIDVTPDYQNAIVGTPDRQFLWFLSRSPTIPQARFDRMKAIAAEQGFDLNKLVVDQHTRITR; encoded by the coding sequence ATGTCCCGTACCCTCATCCTGCTGACTGTCCTGTCCGCAACCGCCCTCCTCACCTCCTGCGGCGCCAACAGCCCCGCCGCCGCGCATCCGCCGCTGAAGACCGAGCCGAAGGTCTCCGCCGACCGCTACCTGGGCAAATGGTACGAGGTCGCCCACTTCCCGCAATGGTTCCAGAAAGGCTGCGTCTCCGCCACGGCTGACTATTCCCAGAACAAGGACGGCACCATCGGCGTGCTGAACACTTGCTTCCGCGCGGACGGCAGCCAGCGCTCCATCACCGGCGTGGCGGAACCGGTGGACGCGTCCAACAACCGGCTGCGCGTCCGCTTTCCCGGCAACTTCTTCGCCCGCCTGGCCCCCGTGCCGGAGGACGGGAACTACTGGATCATCGACGTCACCCCGGACTACCAAAACGCCATTGTCGGCACACCGGACCGCCAGTTCCTCTGGTTCCTCTCCCGCTCCCCCACCATCCCGCAGGCCCGGTTCGACCGCATGAAAGCCATCGCCGCGGAGCAGGGATTCGATCTCAACAAGCTGGTGGTGGACCAGCACACGCGCATCACCCGCTGA